One Setaria viridis chromosome 5, Setaria_viridis_v4.0, whole genome shotgun sequence genomic region harbors:
- the LOC117857417 gene encoding CMP-sialic acid transporter 3 isoform X2, whose protein sequence is MNGEVECSVCHAKVPVPPAVSKAYDSHRSTVSSRQRALNVLLVSGDCVLAGLQPILVYMSKVDGKFKFSPISVNFLTEITKIIFAIIMLFIQARRLKMGDKPLLTVSTFMQAARNNVLLAVPAFLYAINNYLKFIMQLYFNPASVKMLSNLKVLVIAVLLKIIMKRRFSTIQWEALALLLIGISVNQLKSLPEGSSALGLPVAAGAYLYTFFFVTVPALASVYNEKALKSQFDTSIYLQNLFLYGYGAIFNFLGLVITAIIQGPSSFNILEGHSKATMFLICNNAAQGILSSFFFKYADTILKKYSSTIATIFTGVASAVLFGHTLTINFVLGISIVIISMHQYLSNQIKDEVPSSKIEMAEAHDHRVKESVYVNVTDSVASEAKHRHGSDERQPLLPV, encoded by the exons atgAACGGGGAGGTGGAATGCAGCGTGTGCCACGCGAAGGTGCCGGTGCCGCCGGCGGTGTCCAAGGCGTACGACAGCCACCGGAGCACCGTGTCGTCGCGGCAGCGCGCGCTCAACGTGCTCCTCGTCTCCGGCGACTGCGTCCTTGCTGGCCTCCAG CCTATACTAGTGTACATGTCAAAAGTGGATGGGAAATTCAAATTTAGCCCAATCAGCGTAAATTTCTTGACGGAGATTACAAAAATTATCTTTGCCATCATCATGCTATTCATCCAG GCTCGACGTCTAAAGATGGGGGACAAGCCACTTCTCACAGTGTCAACGTTTATGCAG GCTGCTCGCAACAATGTTCTTCTTGCAGTTCCTGCTTTTCTCTATGCTATCAACAACTATTTGAAGTTCATAATGCAG TTATATTTTAATCCTGCAAGCGTCAAGATGCTGAGTAATCTCAAG GTTCTGGTAATCGCTGTGCTTCTAAAGATAATAATGAAGAGGCGATTTTCCACAATCCAG TGGGAGGCCCTTGCCCTTTTGTTAATTGGAATATCTGTTAATCAGCTGAAATCATTGCCTGAAGGTTCTAGCGCACTAGGTCTTCCTGTTGCTGCTGGAGCCTACCTCTATACATTCTTTTTT GTAACAGTTCCTGCGCTGGCTTCAGTTTACAATGAAAAGGCTCTTAAAAGCCAGTTTGATACCAGTATTTACCTTCAG AACTTATTTCTGTATGGTTATGGTGCAATATTCAATTTTCTTGGGCTTGTAATCACTGCCATCATCCAAG GGCCCAGTAGCTTTAACATTCTGGAAGGACATTCAAAGGCCACAATGTTTCTTATCTGCAACAATGCTGCACAGGGCATACTGTCATCATTTTTCTTCAAGTATGCAG ATACAATTTTGAAGAAGTACTCATCAACAATTGCAACTATCTTCACCGGAGTAGCCTCTGCTGTATTATTTGGACACACACTGACAATAAATTTTGTTCTTGGAATTTCAATAGTAATCATATCTATGCATCAG TATCTTTCTAACCAAATTAAAGACGAAGTGCCTAGCAGCAAAATTGAAATGGCTGAAGCTCATGATCACAG AGTAAAGGAATCCGTTTACGTCAACGTGACTGATTCAGTGGCAAGTGAG GCTAAACACCGCCATGGATCCGACGAGAGGCAGCCGCTTCTTCCTGTATGA
- the LOC117857417 gene encoding CMP-sialic acid transporter 3 isoform X1 — protein MNGEVECSVCHAKVPVPPAVSKAYDSHRSTVSSRQRALNVLLVSGDCVLAGLQPILVYMSKVDGKFKFSPISVNFLTEITKIIFAIIMLFIQARRLKMGDKPLLTVSTFMQAARNNVLLAVPAFLYAINNYLKFIMQLYFNPASVKMLSNLKVLVIAVLLKIIMKRRFSTIQWEALALLLIGISVNQLKSLPEGSSALGLPVAAGAYLYTFFFVTVPALASVYNEKALKSQFDTSIYLQNLFLYGYGAIFNFLGLVITAIIQGPSSFNILEGHSKATMFLICNNAAQGILSSFFFKYADTILKKYSSTIATIFTGVASAVLFGHTLTINFVLGISIVIISMHQYLSNQIKDEVPSSKIEMAEAHDHSRVKESVYVNVTDSVASEAKHRHGSDERQPLLPV, from the exons atgAACGGGGAGGTGGAATGCAGCGTGTGCCACGCGAAGGTGCCGGTGCCGCCGGCGGTGTCCAAGGCGTACGACAGCCACCGGAGCACCGTGTCGTCGCGGCAGCGCGCGCTCAACGTGCTCCTCGTCTCCGGCGACTGCGTCCTTGCTGGCCTCCAG CCTATACTAGTGTACATGTCAAAAGTGGATGGGAAATTCAAATTTAGCCCAATCAGCGTAAATTTCTTGACGGAGATTACAAAAATTATCTTTGCCATCATCATGCTATTCATCCAG GCTCGACGTCTAAAGATGGGGGACAAGCCACTTCTCACAGTGTCAACGTTTATGCAG GCTGCTCGCAACAATGTTCTTCTTGCAGTTCCTGCTTTTCTCTATGCTATCAACAACTATTTGAAGTTCATAATGCAG TTATATTTTAATCCTGCAAGCGTCAAGATGCTGAGTAATCTCAAG GTTCTGGTAATCGCTGTGCTTCTAAAGATAATAATGAAGAGGCGATTTTCCACAATCCAG TGGGAGGCCCTTGCCCTTTTGTTAATTGGAATATCTGTTAATCAGCTGAAATCATTGCCTGAAGGTTCTAGCGCACTAGGTCTTCCTGTTGCTGCTGGAGCCTACCTCTATACATTCTTTTTT GTAACAGTTCCTGCGCTGGCTTCAGTTTACAATGAAAAGGCTCTTAAAAGCCAGTTTGATACCAGTATTTACCTTCAG AACTTATTTCTGTATGGTTATGGTGCAATATTCAATTTTCTTGGGCTTGTAATCACTGCCATCATCCAAG GGCCCAGTAGCTTTAACATTCTGGAAGGACATTCAAAGGCCACAATGTTTCTTATCTGCAACAATGCTGCACAGGGCATACTGTCATCATTTTTCTTCAAGTATGCAG ATACAATTTTGAAGAAGTACTCATCAACAATTGCAACTATCTTCACCGGAGTAGCCTCTGCTGTATTATTTGGACACACACTGACAATAAATTTTGTTCTTGGAATTTCAATAGTAATCATATCTATGCATCAG TATCTTTCTAACCAAATTAAAGACGAAGTGCCTAGCAGCAAAATTGAAATGGCTGAAGCTCATGATCACAG CAGAGTAAAGGAATCCGTTTACGTCAACGTGACTGATTCAGTGGCAAGTGAG GCTAAACACCGCCATGGATCCGACGAGAGGCAGCCGCTTCTTCCTGTATGA
- the LOC117858702 gene encoding PTI1-like tyrosine-protein kinase 1 translates to MWCRWVCCNCQVDESDQRENGQFKVTTNNADGMTKGFKDSATGKVEPQNAAPPINIPVLSLDELIEKTDDFGSTALIGEGSYGRVYYAVLDNGTKMAVKKLDSTENEPTTEFLTQVSLVSRLKHENFVDMLGYCTERNLRIVAYEFATMGSLHDVLHGRKGVQGAQPGPALDWMQRVKVAVDAAKGLEYLHEKVQPSIVHRDIRSSNILLFEDFKAKIADFNLSNQAPDMAARLHSTRVLGTFGYHAPEYAMTGQLTQKSDVYSFGVVLLELLTGRKPVDHTMPRGQQSLVTWATPRLTEDKVKQCVDPRLKGEYPAKGLAKLAAVAALCVQYEAEFRPNMSIVVKALSPLLVSKQTQTPAPPPAVDS, encoded by the exons CG GGATGACAAAGGGATTCAAAGATTCTGCTACTGGAAAAGTCGAGCCTCAGAATGCTGCTCCCCCTATCAATATTCCTGTTCTATCCTTGGATGAACTGATAGAAAAAACTGATGATTTTGGGTCAACGGCTTTGATAGGTGAAGGTTCTTACGGGAGAGTATACTATGCCGTCCTTGATAATGGAACAAAAATGGCAGTGAAGAAACTTGACTCTACTGAAAATGAACCCACCACTGAATTCTTGACCCAG GTTTCATTGGTTTCAAGGCTGAAGCATGAAAACTTCGTAGATATGTTGGGTTACTGCACAGAGCGTAATCTTCGCATTGTAGCCTATGAATTCGCCACCATGGGTTCTCTGCATGATGTTCTACATG GAAGAAAAGGAGTTCAAGGTGCTCAACCTGGCCCAGCGCTTGATTGGATGCAGCGAGTGAAAGTTGCTGTTGATGCTGCGAAAGGACTTGAATATCTGCACGAGAAAGTTCAGCCTTCGATTGTCCACAGGGATATTAGATCTAGTAACATCCTCTTATTTGAGGACTTCAAGGCAAAGATAGCAGACTTCAATCTCTCAAATCAGGCTCCAGATATGGCTGCCCGGTTGCATTCTACTCGTGTGCTGGGAACCTTTGGATACCACGCTCCAGA GTATGCAATGACTGGTCAGCTAACCCAGAAAAGTGATGTGTATAGCTTTGGAGTGGTTCTCTTGGAGCTTTTGACAGGTAGAAAGCCTGTAGACCATACAATGCCTAGAGGGCAGCAGAGCCTGGTAACCTGG GCTACACCGAGATTAACTGAAGACAAGGTGAAGCAGTGTGTAGATCCTCGGTTGAAGGGTGAATATCCAGCAAAAGGACTCGCTAAG CTCGCTGCTGTAGCAGCTTTGTGTGTGCAATACGAAGCTGAGTTCCGCCCAAATATGAGCATTGTGGTCAAGGCTTTATCTCCACTGCTCGTAAGTAAGCAGACTCAAACCCCTGCACCCCCACCTGCCGTTGACAGTTGA